A section of the Pedobacter sp. HDW13 genome encodes:
- the ftsZ gene encoding cell division protein FtsZ encodes MQFEMLKDKSSIIKVIGVGGGGGNAVNHMYLSGITGVDFIICNTDAQALESSPIPNKVQLGASLTEGMGAGSIPEVGKNSAIENIDDIKAMLGSTTKMLFITAGMGGGTGTGASPIIAKAAKELDILTVAIITTPFSFEGKRRRLQADEGMEELKKYVDSYLVISNDRLREIFGNLTLGSAFGQADDILTTAAKGIAEIITVPGYINVDFKDVRTVMKDSGVAIMGSFAAEGEDRALQAVEGALASPLLKDNEIEGARYILLNISSGLREVTMDEVSIITDYIQEKAGLSADLIWGNCTDESLSDKLSVTIIATGFQTSEERVHEEKNKKKISLLTPEEAPLVRPVEPVNSFIQPKAAPSYEPVLKAKEEISQVDLFGGMFNKAETQKVQEPENNVVRHTLIEEEPHAVEETQETGFEFEVKLAETNFVFETPVAEVAQMHAPEPEPEMPVIGLDDDKNDESMEEQLKKSKERILRLKDLSMKLRTTNGLQELENEPAYKRKQMQLQQVQHSSESQVSRFTLSNDQDGGTEIRPNNSFLHDNVD; translated from the coding sequence ATGCAGTTCGAAATGTTAAAAGATAAGTCTTCAATCATCAAGGTAATTGGTGTTGGGGGCGGTGGCGGCAACGCGGTGAACCATATGTACCTGTCGGGTATTACTGGTGTGGATTTTATTATTTGTAATACAGATGCCCAGGCTTTGGAATCTAGCCCTATACCTAACAAGGTACAATTAGGTGCAAGTTTAACCGAAGGAATGGGTGCTGGTTCTATTCCCGAGGTTGGTAAAAACTCGGCAATAGAAAATATAGATGATATTAAGGCAATGTTGGGTAGTACCACTAAAATGCTTTTTATTACGGCAGGAATGGGTGGTGGTACCGGAACAGGTGCATCGCCAATTATCGCAAAAGCTGCAAAAGAACTTGACATTTTAACCGTGGCCATTATTACAACGCCTTTTTCTTTCGAAGGGAAAAGACGTAGGTTACAGGCCGACGAAGGGATGGAAGAACTGAAGAAATACGTAGATTCTTATCTTGTAATTTCTAACGACCGCCTACGTGAGATTTTCGGAAACTTAACCTTGGGCTCAGCTTTCGGTCAGGCCGATGATATCTTAACCACCGCCGCCAAAGGTATTGCCGAAATCATTACAGTACCAGGTTATATCAACGTCGATTTTAAAGATGTGCGTACCGTAATGAAAGATAGCGGTGTAGCCATTATGGGTAGCTTTGCTGCCGAAGGCGAAGATCGTGCATTACAAGCGGTTGAAGGTGCTTTAGCTTCTCCATTATTAAAAGACAATGAAATTGAAGGTGCCCGTTATATTTTATTGAATATCAGTTCTGGCCTGCGTGAGGTAACCATGGATGAAGTTTCGATTATTACCGATTACATTCAGGAAAAAGCAGGTTTATCTGCCGATTTAATCTGGGGTAACTGTACCGACGAATCTTTGAGCGATAAACTTTCAGTTACCATTATTGCTACAGGTTTCCAAACTTCAGAAGAACGCGTACACGAAGAAAAAAATAAAAAGAAAATATCACTTTTAACACCAGAAGAAGCTCCGCTAGTTCGTCCCGTTGAACCAGTAAATTCTTTTATTCAGCCTAAAGCAGCTCCATCATATGAGCCGGTTTTAAAAGCTAAAGAAGAGATTTCGCAAGTAGATCTGTTTGGTGGTATGTTTAATAAAGCTGAAACTCAGAAAGTTCAGGAACCAGAAAACAATGTGGTTCGTCATACTTTGATTGAAGAAGAGCCACATGCCGTTGAGGAGACTCAGGAAACAGGCTTTGAATTTGAAGTGAAGTTGGCAGAAACCAATTTTGTTTTCGAAACACCAGTTGCTGAAGTTGCTCAAATGCATGCGCCTGAACCAGAACCAGAAATGCCGGTTATTGGTTTAGATGATGATAAGAACGACGAATCAATGGAAGAGCAATTGAAAAAATCGAAAGAACGTATTTTACGTTTAAAAGATTTGAGTATGAAATTGCGTACTACAAATGGTTTGCAAGAACTGGAAAACGAACCTGCTTACAAGCGTAAACAAATGCAGTTACAGCAAGTTCAGCATTCATCAGAATCGCAGGTTAGCCGTTTTACGCTAAGCAACGATCAGGATGGAGGTACAGAAATCAGACCTAACAATTCTTTTCTGCACGACAACGTTGACTAA
- a CDS encoding alpha/beta fold hydrolase, with the protein MSTIKVKDGTEIYYKDWGSGQPIVFHHGWPLSGDDWDTQMMFFANQGYRVIAHDRRGHGRSGQASEGHNIETYAADVAELTAALDLKDAIHIGHSTGGGEVARYVAKNGDRVAKAVLISAITPVMIQSENNPEGVPLAIFDEIRQGTGFNRAQYYHDFTDAFYGYNREGSKSSAGVKNNWWRQGMMGSVKAHYEGIKAFSETDLTEDLKSIKVPVLVLHGEDDQIVPFHQAPKAAALLQNGKLIAYPGFPHGMPTTEAETINKDILDFIKS; encoded by the coding sequence ATGAGTACAATTAAAGTAAAAGACGGAACCGAAATCTATTATAAGGATTGGGGTTCGGGACAACCTATCGTATTTCATCACGGATGGCCGTTATCTGGAGATGACTGGGATACACAAATGATGTTCTTTGCTAACCAGGGCTACCGTGTAATTGCTCATGACCGTCGCGGACATGGCCGATCTGGCCAGGCTTCGGAAGGGCATAACATAGAAACCTATGCTGCTGATGTTGCCGAATTAACTGCCGCGTTAGATTTAAAAGATGCGATACATATCGGCCACTCTACGGGTGGTGGCGAAGTAGCCAGATATGTAGCCAAAAATGGCGACCGGGTTGCAAAGGCAGTATTGATTAGTGCCATTACACCCGTTATGATCCAGAGCGAGAACAACCCTGAAGGAGTACCTTTAGCAATTTTTGACGAAATACGTCAGGGAACAGGTTTTAACAGGGCACAATATTATCATGATTTTACAGATGCATTTTACGGTTACAACCGTGAAGGCTCAAAATCAAGTGCCGGCGTTAAAAACAACTGGTGGCGGCAGGGTATGATGGGCTCGGTTAAAGCGCATTATGAAGGTATTAAAGCCTTTTCTGAAACCGATTTAACTGAAGACCTTAAAAGCATAAAAGTACCCGTATTGGTACTACATGGCGAAGACGACCAGATTGTTCCTTTTCATCAGGCACCAAAAGCAGCGGCACTATTGCAAAACGGAAAACTGATTGCCTACCCGGGTTTTCCACATGGCATGCCAACTACCGAAGCAGAAACCATCAATAAAGATATTTTAGATTTTATTAAGTCTTAG
- a CDS encoding aminotransferase class I/II-fold pyridoxal phosphate-dependent enzyme, whose product MDIFDKIAKHMGPLGQHQKWSHGYFSFPKLEGEIAPHMQFRGKEHLVWSLNNYLGLANHPEVRKADEEAAAKFGMAYPMGARMMSGNSNYHEQLEQELAEFVGKPDAFLLNYGYQGMVSIIDTLVDRNDVVVYDAESHACIVDGLRLHMGKRFVYKHNDIESARKQLERATKLVEETGGGILLITEGVFGMSGAQGKLKEIVDLKKDFNFRILVDDAHGFGTMGKTGAGTHEAQDCIEGIDVYFGTFAKSMAGIGAFVASTEQITNFLRYNMRSQTFAKALPMPMVIGLLKRLELLKSKPELKDKLWEIAMTLQKGLRERGFDLGVTDSVVTPVFLKGELTDATAITYDLRENYSIFCSIVVYPVIPKGMIELRLIPTAVHTLEDVQRTLDAFSEVAQKLESGYYKENQFATA is encoded by the coding sequence TTGGATATATTTGATAAAATAGCAAAACACATGGGGCCGCTAGGTCAACACCAAAAATGGTCTCATGGGTATTTCTCATTTCCAAAATTAGAGGGAGAAATTGCACCACACATGCAGTTCCGTGGAAAAGAGCACTTGGTTTGGAGTTTAAATAACTATTTAGGTTTAGCCAATCACCCCGAAGTTAGAAAAGCAGATGAAGAAGCTGCTGCAAAATTTGGTATGGCTTACCCAATGGGTGCCCGTATGATGAGCGGTAACTCAAACTATCATGAGCAGTTAGAGCAGGAACTTGCAGAATTTGTTGGTAAGCCCGATGCATTTTTATTAAACTATGGTTACCAGGGAATGGTATCTATTATCGATACTTTAGTAGATAGAAATGATGTTGTAGTGTACGATGCCGAATCGCATGCTTGTATTGTAGATGGTTTGCGTTTGCACATGGGTAAACGTTTTGTTTACAAACACAACGATATAGAAAGTGCCCGTAAACAATTAGAACGTGCTACCAAATTGGTTGAAGAAACTGGTGGTGGAATTTTGTTAATTACCGAAGGTGTTTTCGGAATGAGCGGTGCACAGGGTAAATTAAAAGAAATTGTAGATCTTAAAAAAGATTTCAACTTCCGTATCCTGGTTGATGATGCACATGGTTTTGGTACCATGGGTAAAACTGGTGCAGGTACACATGAAGCACAGGATTGTATAGAAGGTATTGATGTATACTTTGGTACTTTCGCTAAATCGATGGCTGGTATTGGCGCTTTTGTAGCTTCTACTGAGCAAATTACCAATTTCTTGAGGTATAACATGCGTTCTCAGACTTTTGCTAAAGCATTACCAATGCCAATGGTTATCGGTTTGTTAAAACGCTTAGAACTGTTAAAAAGCAAGCCAGAATTAAAAGATAAACTTTGGGAAATAGCCATGACCCTGCAAAAAGGCCTGCGCGAACGTGGTTTTGATTTAGGTGTAACCGATTCAGTCGTAACTCCGGTATTCTTAAAAGGAGAACTAACAGATGCTACTGCAATTACATACGATTTGCGCGAAAATTATAGCATTTTCTGTTCTATCGTGGTATATCCGGTAATCCCTAAAGGAATGATCGAACTGCGCTTAATTCCTACAGCGGTACATACTTTAGAAGATGTTCAGCGTACTTTAGATGCATTTAGCGAAGTAGCCCAGAAATTAGAAAGTGGTTATTATAAAGAAAACCAGTTTGCTACTGCTTAA